From one Humulus lupulus chromosome 8, drHumLupu1.1, whole genome shotgun sequence genomic stretch:
- the LOC133793560 gene encoding probable 2-oxoglutarate-dependent dioxygenase AOP1 has protein sequence MATESALRFPSVDFSVQLKPGTPEWNTVRTQVRQALEEFGCFEAKFDKIPIDIRKALLDAVQELFDLPLQTKLRNISKKPFHGYLGQYPHLPLYESMGIDDANIRENVENLTTILWPNGNPKFCETIQSYSDQLSELDQIIRRMILESLGVEKYLEEHMESTNYLLRVMKYKGPQTPETKLGLNAHRDKNIVTILNQNQVEGLEVQTKDGEWISFKPSSSDSFIVMIGDSLYAWANGRLHSPNHRVMMTGNEARYSTGLFSIPKAGYMVKAPEELVDEDHPLLFKPFDHVQFLYYYQSQIAQKAPSDLRCYCGL, from the exons ATGGCCACCGAAAGTGCTCTTAGGTTTCCTAGTGTTGATTTTTCCGTTCAACTGAAACCTGGTACACCCGAGTGGAACACAGTAAGGACCCAAGTCCGCCAAGCATTGGAAGAATTCGGTTGTTTCGAGGCAAAGTTCGATAAAATTCCTATAGACATTCGAAAGGCCTTACTTGATGCAGTACAAGAGCTTTTCGATCTTCCTTTACAAACCAAACTACGAAACATTTCAAAGAAGCCCTTTCATGGCTATCTTGGCCAATACCCTCATCTGCCTTTGTACGAGAGCATGGGGATCGACGACGCCAATATCCGTGAAAATGTTGAAAATTTGACTACTATCTTATGGCCCAATGGAAACCCAAAATTTTG CGAAACCATTCAATCTTACTCGGACCAACTATCGGAGTTGGATCAAATAATCAGAAGGATGATTTTGGAGAGCTTGGGAGTTGAGAAATACTTGGAGGAACACATGGAATCAACGAACTACCTTCTTCGAGTGATGAAATATAAGGGCCCTCAAACCCCCGAGACCAAGCTGGGTTTGAACGCTCACAGAGATAAAAACATTGTGACCATTTTGAATCAGAACCAAGTTGAGGGATTAGAGGTCCAAACCAAAGATGGTGAATGGATATCTTTCAAACCCTCCTCTTCTGACTCTTTCATCGTCATGATTGGAGATTCCCTCTAC GCGTGGGCAAATGGTCGATTACATTCTCCAAATCATAGAGTCATGATGACAGGAAACGAGGCAAGGTACTCGACGGGATTGTTTTCCATCCCAAAGGCAGGTTACATGGTCAAAGCCCCAGAAGAGCTTGTTGATGAAGACCATCCTTTGCTGTTCAAACCCTTTGACCACGTCCAATTCCTTTACTACTATCAGTCTCAAATTGCTCAAaaagctccatctgatcttcgctGTTACTGTGGCCTCTGA